The following are encoded in a window of Hyalangium minutum genomic DNA:
- a CDS encoding thiazole synthase produces MSTQDTPFTLAGVTFQSRLIIGTGKYPSFDIMKRCHEASGAEMVTVAVRRLDLKAQGEASLMNWIDTQRMRLLPNTALCYTAEDAVRTCRLAEELGMSKWVKLEVLGDEKTLYPDVEETLKAARILVKEGFTVLPYTTDDPISARKLADVGCAAVMPLAAPIGSGLGIRNPHNIRLIRELVKIPVIVDAGVGTASDAAIAMELGVDAVLMNTAIAGAKDPVRMAVAMRKAVEAGRDAFLAGRIPRKAYASASSPLEGLVE; encoded by the coding sequence ATGAGCACCCAGGACACCCCCTTCACTCTCGCCGGCGTCACCTTCCAGTCGCGGCTCATCATCGGCACGGGCAAGTACCCCAGCTTCGACATCATGAAGCGCTGCCACGAGGCCTCGGGCGCGGAGATGGTCACCGTGGCCGTACGCCGCCTGGACCTCAAGGCCCAGGGCGAGGCGTCGCTGATGAACTGGATCGACACCCAGCGCATGCGCCTGCTGCCCAACACCGCCCTCTGCTACACCGCTGAGGACGCCGTGCGCACCTGCCGCCTCGCCGAGGAGCTGGGCATGAGCAAGTGGGTCAAGCTCGAGGTGCTCGGCGATGAGAAGACGCTCTATCCGGACGTCGAGGAGACCCTCAAGGCCGCGCGCATCCTCGTCAAGGAGGGCTTCACCGTCCTGCCCTACACCACCGACGATCCCATCTCCGCCCGCAAGCTGGCGGACGTGGGCTGCGCGGCGGTCATGCCCCTGGCGGCCCCCATCGGCTCAGGGCTGGGCATCCGGAACCCCCACAACATCCGCCTCATCCGCGAGCTCGTGAAGATCCCCGTCATCGTCGACGCGGGCGTGGGCACGGCCTCGGATGCCGCCATCGCCATGGAGCTGGGCGTGGACGCCGTCCTGATGAACACCGCCATCGCCGGCGCGAAGGATCCTGTGCGGATGGCCGTGGCCATGCGCAAGGCCGTGGAGGCGGGACGCGACGCATTCCTCGCTGGCCGCATCCCTCGTAAGGCGTACGCCTCTGCCTCCAGCCCGCTCGAGGGGCTCGTCGAGTAG
- a CDS encoding dipeptidase translates to MSDVNELHRRWCIADSHADSLMWNRDLCARSTEGHVDFPRLLEAGVKLQCFTIVTRGFPFIGGFPAFAAWRGWPRAARASEWSRALWQIERLEEFCRRSEGQVRVTTTAAQLEQNLAQGRLSAVLGVEGGHAIEGRVERLAELHQRGVRFMGLTHLSNNDLGGSSFPMMGNRGLTPLGHQVVEEMGRVGLSVDVAHASEHTLEELFAHSSVRFFCSHTGVRGAGGGWRNLSDESLRRIADRGGVVGIILAPIYLGGDTLEDVVRHIEHAVSIMGEEGVGIGSDYDGMVALPRGFRDVTDLPRLTEVLLRRHPEPWVERILGGNYRRFFRETLGG, encoded by the coding sequence ATGAGCGACGTGAACGAACTCCACCGGCGCTGGTGTATCGCGGACAGCCACGCGGACTCGCTCATGTGGAACCGGGACTTGTGTGCCCGCTCCACCGAGGGCCATGTGGACTTCCCCCGGTTGCTTGAGGCTGGGGTGAAGCTCCAATGCTTCACGATTGTCACCCGGGGCTTCCCCTTCATTGGAGGCTTCCCGGCGTTCGCGGCTTGGCGCGGCTGGCCTCGGGCGGCTCGGGCCAGCGAGTGGAGCCGTGCGCTGTGGCAGATCGAGCGGCTCGAGGAGTTCTGCCGCCGCTCCGAGGGCCAGGTCCGCGTCACCACCACCGCTGCTCAGTTGGAGCAGAACCTCGCCCAGGGGCGGCTCTCTGCTGTGCTGGGAGTGGAGGGGGGCCATGCCATCGAAGGGCGTGTGGAGCGGCTCGCGGAACTGCACCAGCGCGGTGTGCGCTTCATGGGGCTCACCCACCTGTCCAACAATGACTTGGGGGGTTCCTCGTTTCCGATGATGGGCAACCGGGGCCTCACGCCCCTGGGCCATCAGGTGGTGGAGGAGATGGGGCGCGTGGGCCTGAGCGTGGATGTGGCCCATGCCTCCGAGCACACCCTGGAGGAGTTGTTCGCGCATTCCTCCGTGCGTTTCTTCTGCTCCCACACGGGCGTGCGGGGCGCGGGCGGTGGGTGGCGCAACCTGTCGGATGAGTCCCTGCGCCGCATCGCGGACCGGGGCGGGGTGGTGGGCATCATCCTCGCCCCCATCTACCTGGGCGGAGACACGCTGGAGGATGTGGTCCGCCACATCGAGCACGCCGTGAGCATCATGGGTGAGGAGGGGGTGGGGATTGGCTCGGACTATGATGGGATGGTGGCGCTGCCCCGGGGGTTCCGGGACGTGACGGATCTGCCCCGGCTCACCGAGGTGCTGCTGCGCCGCCACCCAGAGCCGTGGGTGGAGCGCATCCTCGGGGGCAACTACCGACGCTTCTTCCGGGAGACGCTCGGCGGTTGA
- a CDS encoding serine/threonine-protein kinase, whose amino-acid sequence MSSPPERQSAKPVILFSSGDTSYELIRYLGSCSNGEVLLARRRYADVVGGSVIIKRLQDPSNAMTRARLLEEFKLVLQLDHPCIAQVHLLRLQDGAPHLVMEHVEGLSVESLLNFAAMRGQPLPENLAAYVAGEVADALSHAHSQKDFNGRPLSVIHRDISPRNIRLGVHGRVKITDFAVAHSQLEGRLATVGALLKGDIAYSCPEYLLLQPLDGRADLFSLGVVLLEMVTGRHLLDLPEVEQAMRQAGSANAFQSSLMAEEETWAPVAEMSMRMERFRPEYVEIATRGLSTPMRDIIVRALRRDPAERFQSGLELRDALWDFLGGQGRCFGPREAQREIALVRAEAIRRNGGAQLPEEDYPSVPPGMTLRSKPRT is encoded by the coding sequence ATGTCTTCACCCCCTGAGCGTCAATCCGCGAAGCCTGTCATCCTCTTTTCCTCGGGCGACACGTCCTACGAACTCATCCGCTACCTCGGGAGCTGCAGCAATGGAGAGGTCCTGCTGGCACGCCGCCGGTACGCGGATGTGGTGGGAGGATCGGTCATCATCAAACGCCTGCAGGACCCCTCGAACGCGATGACGCGGGCGCGGCTCCTGGAGGAGTTCAAGCTGGTCCTCCAACTGGATCACCCCTGCATCGCCCAGGTCCATCTGCTGCGGCTGCAGGACGGTGCGCCTCACCTCGTCATGGAGCATGTGGAGGGGCTCTCCGTGGAGTCCCTGCTCAACTTCGCGGCCATGCGAGGCCAGCCCCTGCCGGAGAACCTGGCGGCCTATGTCGCGGGGGAGGTGGCGGACGCCCTCTCCCACGCGCATTCGCAGAAGGACTTCAACGGCCGCCCGCTGAGCGTCATCCACCGGGACATCAGCCCCCGGAATATCCGCCTCGGCGTGCACGGGCGCGTGAAGATCACCGACTTCGCCGTGGCACACTCGCAGCTAGAAGGCCGCCTGGCCACCGTGGGCGCCCTGCTCAAGGGGGATATCGCCTATTCCTGCCCAGAGTATCTCCTGCTCCAGCCGCTGGATGGCCGGGCGGACCTGTTCTCCCTCGGCGTGGTCCTCCTGGAGATGGTCACGGGCCGGCACCTGCTGGATCTGCCAGAGGTGGAGCAGGCCATGCGTCAGGCGGGAAGCGCCAACGCCTTCCAGTCCTCGCTGATGGCCGAGGAGGAGACCTGGGCCCCCGTCGCAGAGATGTCCATGCGCATGGAGCGCTTCCGCCCGGAATACGTGGAGATTGCCACGCGCGGGCTGTCCACTCCCATGCGGGACATCATCGTCCGCGCCCTGCGGCGCGATCCGGCAGAGCGCTTCCAGTCCGGCCTGGAACTGAGGGATGCGCTCTGGGACTTCCTGGGCGGCCAGGGCCGGTGCTTCGGCCCTCGCGAGGCCCAGCGTGAGATCGCCCTGGTCCGCGCGGAGGCCATCCGGCGCAACGGGGGCGCTCAGCTCCCGGAGGAGGACTACCCCAGCGTTCCACCTGGGATGACCCTGCGCAGCAAGCCGCGCACCTGA
- a CDS encoding DUF6310 domain-containing protein yields MRSPPCIALLLLLSACATMDPSPGEWEDPNPRLANLQRAAQYPWTDDGHCVVREASTEWPLLAERCFHVLDHGRVKFRDATGRCAVASTALAPAAVALCVFAAPEIVVGAVIVMGAVVVAAAITEGLEAYERNASRERAKHKTQARPAKEPLANRPPKPEGSRTGDIFPPVPTESNPRRPACEPIPVPHAGEDAPHNECADKFPPNRYPGMDVLVAGMRFDALQVGVRVLWEIKTHRFDTYNDFVRDQEIEKEIEQLHKELNAASACGYDFVVGVSTQAHKQALLDRDPELKIVVTGCPR; encoded by the coding sequence ATGCGTTCCCCGCCTTGCATCGCACTCCTGCTCTTACTCTCGGCCTGCGCAACGATGGATCCGAGCCCGGGAGAGTGGGAGGACCCGAACCCGAGACTGGCAAACCTTCAGCGCGCAGCCCAGTACCCCTGGACGGATGACGGGCATTGCGTGGTGCGAGAAGCCTCCACCGAGTGGCCGCTCCTTGCGGAGCGGTGCTTTCACGTCCTCGATCACGGGAGGGTCAAGTTTCGAGACGCCACAGGAAGGTGCGCCGTCGCATCTACGGCTCTGGCTCCCGCAGCCGTGGCCCTCTGTGTCTTTGCGGCACCTGAGATCGTCGTTGGCGCAGTGATTGTGATGGGAGCCGTGGTGGTGGCTGCTGCCATCACAGAGGGGCTGGAGGCTTATGAACGGAACGCATCCCGCGAGCGTGCGAAACACAAAACTCAGGCGCGTCCTGCCAAAGAACCGTTAGCGAACCGCCCACCCAAGCCAGAGGGCTCGCGCACCGGAGACATCTTCCCCCCAGTGCCGACTGAATCCAACCCACGCCGCCCGGCGTGCGAGCCCATCCCGGTGCCGCACGCAGGCGAAGATGCGCCGCATAACGAGTGCGCCGATAAATTTCCGCCGAACCGCTACCCCGGCATGGACGTGCTTGTGGCCGGCATGCGCTTCGATGCACTGCAAGTCGGCGTGCGTGTGCTGTGGGAGATCAAGACCCATCGATTTGACACATACAATGACTTTGTCCGAGATCAGGAGATTGAAAAGGAAATTGAGCAATTGCACAAAGAGCTCAATGCTGCGAGTGCCTGTGGATACGACTTCGTCGTTGGGGTGAGCACGCAAGCGCACAAGCAAGCACTGCTCGATAGGGATCCCGAACTCAAGATCGTCGTCACGGGGTGCCCACGATGA
- a CDS encoding DUF5953 family protein: protein MTARKRLILITHGPALVGNDGRALAVVQGMERTLPGLRLEWRVTEGRQLAALPQRDEWLAEATKDGEFPFLCNGDEGYPVMISGLQKPASLSPGGQPLFEVHAKLPLDATGIAAAADALEALAEGAHAYWGHASPEGYGSEVSEQMRHSAHGPERSPRGLPMLSLSRHIHSPEIPHYLGWLNYWSAAAAKAIGFPDPAHDAELQTRARRTASGGWVVRLTDEPLDYDNPAHLDTLLRVYERFPEIGGRAAP from the coding sequence ATGACTGCTCGAAAGCGCCTCATTCTTATCACTCATGGGCCTGCGCTCGTGGGCAATGACGGACGCGCGCTCGCTGTTGTCCAAGGGATGGAGAGGACGCTCCCCGGTTTGCGTCTGGAGTGGAGAGTTACCGAGGGGCGACAGCTTGCCGCGTTGCCACAGCGCGACGAGTGGCTCGCGGAAGCCACCAAGGACGGGGAATTCCCTTTCTTGTGCAACGGGGACGAGGGTTACCCGGTGATGATTTCTGGTCTCCAAAAACCGGCAAGCCTCAGCCCGGGTGGTCAGCCCCTGTTTGAAGTGCATGCAAAGCTGCCACTGGATGCCACAGGGATCGCAGCAGCGGCAGATGCGCTGGAGGCCTTGGCGGAGGGCGCACACGCGTACTGGGGGCATGCGTCACCGGAGGGCTATGGTTCAGAAGTCTCAGAGCAGATGCGCCACTCAGCTCATGGGCCAGAGCGCTCACCCCGTGGGCTTCCCATGCTCAGTTTGTCACGGCATATCCATTCACCTGAGATTCCGCACTACCTCGGGTGGCTGAACTACTGGTCTGCCGCTGCCGCAAAAGCGATCGGGTTCCCGGACCCGGCCCACGATGCCGAGTTGCAAACGCGGGCGCGGCGCACGGCGTCGGGAGGGTGGGTTGTGCGGCTCACGGATGAGCCGCTCGATTACGACAACCCCGCCCACTTGGACACGCTCCTGCGGGTCTACGAGCGCTTCCCGGAGATCGGCGGGCGCGCGGCGCCTTGA
- a CDS encoding N,N-dimethylformamidase beta subunit family domain-containing protein has product MTPSTQAALAGEQISVKVATREGVAVRAEVFRLGVYGGTGALKVWSGGPYTVSTASRCSSPSCPERQTFSFEVAHHWEPGLYLVKVTRADGTRSFTSIVVKAPQSDGPSS; this is encoded by the coding sequence GTGACGCCTTCTACACAGGCCGCGCTGGCGGGAGAGCAGATCTCCGTGAAGGTCGCGACCCGGGAGGGTGTGGCTGTTCGCGCTGAGGTCTTCCGCTTGGGCGTCTACGGCGGCACGGGGGCCCTCAAGGTCTGGAGCGGGGGCCCGTACACGGTCTCCACGGCGTCCCGATGCTCGAGCCCTTCGTGCCCCGAGCGCCAGACGTTCTCCTTCGAGGTGGCCCACCACTGGGAGCCGGGCCTCTACCTGGTGAAGGTGACTCGCGCGGATGGGACGCGCAGCTTCACTTCGATCGTGGTGAAGGCGCCCCAGTCCGACGGGCCGAGCTCCTGA
- the corA gene encoding magnesium/cobalt transporter CorA → MKVQVRVHHEGRTLSGGEELLDQPGTKWIDVLAPTEEGLMKLAERYGLHKLAVEDCLHLDQRPKLEEYPHHQFIVLQGFTPAGKDICDLTLHEHHFFLGPDWLISVHEFPFDAHDEVRRRVETDPRGTIERGVDFILYLLADTLIDRQFPIMDTFNDELEDLEVAIFEHAEKEHLQRIFELKRMLVSFRRVLSPQRDVVGLLARRGILHIQEKTTLYFRDVYDHLVRLYEQIDGGRDLLGNAMDGYLSMVANKTNDITKQLTIFATIFLPLSFIVGFFGQNFEEIQGKEFYYAMWGTILLFPVALIIWFKRNRWI, encoded by the coding sequence ATGAAGGTACAAGTCCGCGTTCACCACGAAGGCCGCACCCTGTCGGGCGGCGAGGAGCTGCTCGATCAGCCAGGCACCAAGTGGATCGACGTGCTCGCTCCCACCGAGGAAGGACTCATGAAGCTGGCGGAGCGCTACGGCCTGCACAAGCTGGCCGTCGAGGACTGCCTCCACCTGGACCAGCGCCCCAAGCTGGAGGAGTACCCCCACCACCAGTTCATCGTGCTCCAGGGCTTCACGCCGGCCGGCAAGGACATCTGCGACCTGACCCTACACGAGCATCATTTCTTCCTGGGACCGGACTGGCTGATCAGCGTGCACGAGTTCCCCTTCGACGCGCACGACGAGGTGCGCCGCCGGGTGGAGACCGATCCGCGAGGGACGATCGAGCGCGGGGTGGACTTCATCCTCTATCTGCTGGCGGACACGCTGATCGATCGGCAGTTCCCCATCATGGACACCTTCAACGATGAGCTGGAGGACCTGGAGGTGGCCATCTTCGAGCACGCGGAGAAGGAGCATTTGCAGCGCATCTTCGAGCTGAAGCGGATGCTGGTGTCGTTCCGGCGGGTGCTCTCTCCGCAGCGGGACGTGGTGGGGCTGCTGGCCCGGCGCGGCATCCTCCACATCCAGGAGAAGACCACGCTGTACTTCCGAGACGTGTACGATCACCTCGTGCGGCTGTACGAGCAGATCGACGGTGGGCGCGATCTGCTGGGCAACGCGATGGACGGTTACCTGTCCATGGTGGCCAACAAGACGAACGACATCACCAAGCAGCTCACCATCTTCGCGACGATCTTCCTGCCGCTGTCGTTCATCGTGGGATTCTTCGGACAGAACTTCGAGGAGATCCAAGGCAAGGAGTTCTACTACGCGATGTGGGGGACGATTCTGCTGTTCCCCGTCGCGCTCATCATCTGGTTCAAGCGCAACCGGTGGATCTGA
- a CDS encoding HAD-IIB family hydrolase, which produces MKRSPASRGVGASGRVPEPQPLRRAELSRVESVYTDVDGTLTTGHKLRSQTIRALESLSEAGLRVVLVSGRPAGWGEAWARTLPVDGVIVENGGLFFVRGASGALRRVYAEAPAERVENRKRLRSEVLRVLKQVPGARLSSDSVYTEVDLAIDYNEEVRLGDAAAGRIEALLRARGVTAVRSSVHVNCWIGRFDKLSMARRFARVAWGESLSPESGRCVYAGDSFNDAPMFQAFALSVGVANVRGVLDRIDAPPAFITRAAEGRGFEELARAILAQRGRRPANRSDL; this is translated from the coding sequence GTGAAGCGGTCGCCTGCCTCCCGAGGCGTGGGTGCGAGCGGCCGAGTCCCTGAGCCCCAGCCGCTGCGCCGGGCGGAGCTCTCGCGCGTGGAGAGCGTCTACACGGACGTGGACGGCACGCTCACGACGGGCCACAAGCTGCGGAGCCAGACGATCCGAGCGCTCGAGAGCCTGTCCGAGGCAGGGCTCCGGGTGGTGCTCGTCAGCGGTCGGCCAGCGGGGTGGGGTGAGGCCTGGGCGCGCACGCTCCCAGTCGACGGCGTCATCGTGGAGAACGGCGGGCTCTTCTTCGTGCGCGGCGCCAGCGGAGCGCTGCGCCGGGTGTATGCGGAGGCGCCAGCGGAGCGGGTGGAAAACCGGAAGCGGCTGCGCTCGGAGGTGCTCCGGGTGCTGAAGCAGGTGCCGGGTGCCAGATTGTCCTCGGACAGCGTGTACACGGAGGTGGATCTGGCCATCGACTACAACGAGGAGGTCCGGCTCGGGGACGCGGCAGCCGGCCGCATCGAGGCGCTGCTGCGGGCTCGCGGCGTGACGGCGGTGCGCTCTTCGGTGCACGTCAACTGCTGGATCGGACGGTTCGACAAGCTGTCCATGGCGCGGCGCTTCGCGCGGGTGGCCTGGGGCGAGTCCCTGTCGCCCGAGAGCGGCCGCTGCGTGTACGCCGGAGATTCTTTCAACGACGCCCCGATGTTCCAGGCCTTTGCCCTCAGTGTGGGGGTGGCCAACGTGCGTGGCGTGCTGGACCGCATCGATGCGCCGCCAGCCTTCATCACCCGGGCGGCCGAGGGGCGCGGCTTCGAAGAGTTGGCCCGCGCCATCCTCGCCCAGCGCGGCCGCCGCCCGGCCAACAGGAGTGACTTGTGA
- a CDS encoding alpha/beta fold hydrolase has product MLTVTVDGIPLHYQDVGQGLPVLLFHAFPLNGSAFDAQVRALSGRYRFILPDTRGFGQSQRGSGPTEMSRIAQDALALLDALKIDSAVVGGVSMGGYASMALLREDAGRVRGLVLVDTQATADDEAGRARRETSAQEALDKGVEPLVQTLLPRLVHTGPDSPVGQEVAAMMRAANPQAVAAAQRGMALRPDSKDILARFAGPALVIVGEHDAVTPVEKAKQMAGLISGAQLEIIPGAGHLSNQEQPERFNAVLDRFLASLPG; this is encoded by the coding sequence GTGCTGACCGTGACCGTCGATGGCATTCCCCTGCACTACCAGGACGTGGGCCAGGGGCTGCCCGTGCTGTTGTTCCACGCCTTTCCGCTGAATGGCTCGGCGTTCGATGCGCAGGTGCGGGCGCTGTCGGGCCGCTACCGCTTCATCCTCCCGGACACTCGGGGCTTCGGCCAGAGCCAGCGGGGCAGCGGGCCCACGGAGATGTCACGGATCGCCCAGGACGCGCTGGCGCTGCTGGACGCACTGAAGATCGACTCTGCGGTGGTGGGTGGCGTTTCCATGGGGGGCTACGCATCCATGGCACTGCTGCGCGAGGACGCGGGGCGCGTGCGTGGGCTGGTGCTGGTGGACACGCAGGCCACCGCAGACGACGAGGCGGGACGGGCCCGGCGCGAGACCTCGGCCCAGGAGGCCCTGGACAAGGGCGTGGAGCCGCTGGTGCAGACGCTGCTGCCCCGGCTGGTTCACACCGGCCCGGACTCGCCGGTGGGCCAGGAGGTCGCGGCGATGATGCGGGCGGCGAATCCCCAGGCTGTGGCCGCCGCGCAGCGAGGCATGGCCCTGCGGCCCGACAGCAAGGACATCCTCGCGCGCTTCGCAGGGCCAGCGCTGGTGATCGTCGGCGAGCACGACGCCGTGACACCGGTGGAGAAGGCGAAGCAGATGGCCGGGCTCATCTCCGGAGCCCAGCTGGAGATCATCCCCGGCGCGGGCCACCTGTCGAACCAGGAGCAGCCGGAGCGCTTCAACGCGGTGCTCGACCGCTTCCTGGCGTCGCTACCCGGCTGA
- a CDS encoding DUF4129 domain-containing protein: protein MLTLALPLLLATVPCADLETDVRLLEETAKNRPAELSSIVAGIESRAGGLPLRPQGDFSTEQLAQDVAARLRETCAFQESSARPQASLPDSSPERLRAILDRPEFSQARRRNTDLLQRLLRQADAWLSGLFQSKGAQSFAITTRAIILGLGLAVVLFGVLRFRRWRRPATQPAAPAAEAAARLELDSPREHLQRAREALASSPREAIRQGLLSLLSTLEERQLARPDRVKTNRELAAELPSRGAPAPLVQEVERLVRWYDRTFYSLSPVPPDEAASFVADVERLQHTPPGGVA from the coding sequence GTGCTGACCCTCGCCCTCCCCCTGCTGCTTGCCACGGTGCCTTGCGCGGATCTGGAGACGGATGTCCGGCTCCTCGAAGAGACCGCCAAGAATCGCCCCGCAGAGCTCTCCAGCATCGTGGCGGGCATCGAGTCGCGCGCCGGAGGGCTCCCCCTGCGCCCCCAAGGGGACTTCTCCACCGAGCAGCTCGCCCAGGATGTGGCGGCCCGGCTGAGGGAGACCTGTGCCTTCCAGGAGTCCTCGGCCCGCCCGCAGGCATCCCTCCCCGACAGCTCGCCGGAGCGGCTCCGGGCCATCCTCGACCGGCCCGAGTTCTCCCAAGCCCGCAGGCGCAACACCGATCTGCTCCAGCGCCTCCTTCGCCAAGCCGACGCGTGGCTCAGCGGCCTCTTCCAGTCCAAGGGCGCCCAGAGCTTCGCCATCACCACCCGCGCCATCATCCTCGGGCTGGGGCTCGCGGTGGTCCTCTTTGGGGTGTTGCGCTTCCGGCGCTGGCGCCGCCCCGCCACACAACCTGCCGCTCCAGCCGCCGAAGCCGCGGCCCGGCTCGAGCTCGACTCCCCTCGCGAGCACCTGCAGCGCGCCCGCGAGGCGCTGGCCTCCTCCCCGCGTGAGGCCATCCGGCAGGGGCTGCTGTCCCTGCTCTCCACCCTCGAGGAGCGGCAACTGGCCCGGCCCGATCGCGTGAAGACGAACCGCGAGCTCGCCGCCGAGCTGCCCAGCCGTGGCGCCCCAGCGCCCCTCGTCCAGGAGGTGGAGCGGCTGGTCCGCTGGTACGACCGCACCTTCTATTCGCTGTCGCCCGTGCCCCCGGACGAGGCCGCGAGCTTCGTGGCCGACGTCGAGCGCCTGCAGCACACCCCTCCCGGAGGGGTGGCATGA
- a CDS encoding thiamine phosphate synthase gives MPTLPRLIVITDWRLPRARLLSALERALVAGPEVAVQHRHPEAPTRVFLEEARLLAALCRAHGNPLFVNGRLDVALLVGAHLHLPARGLTVENVRPALPAGRWVSAAVHDAHEAQLARGADLALVSPVYAPGSKTGDTRPPLGPDGFQALAASLSCPALALGGITPERAPQLSGAHGFAVISAVLEAENPTTATRALLRPTTHSSQPQA, from the coding sequence GTGCCCACCCTCCCCCGGCTGATCGTCATCACCGATTGGCGGCTCCCGAGGGCACGGCTGCTCTCGGCCCTGGAACGCGCGCTGGTGGCAGGGCCCGAAGTGGCGGTCCAGCATCGTCACCCAGAGGCACCCACGCGGGTGTTCCTCGAAGAGGCACGGCTTCTCGCGGCGCTGTGCCGGGCCCATGGCAACCCGCTCTTCGTCAACGGCCGCCTGGACGTGGCGCTCCTTGTCGGTGCCCACTTACACCTGCCCGCCCGGGGCCTCACCGTGGAGAATGTCCGGCCTGCGCTGCCCGCCGGACGGTGGGTCAGCGCCGCCGTCCATGACGCGCACGAGGCCCAGCTCGCCCGAGGCGCTGACCTGGCCCTCGTCAGCCCCGTCTACGCCCCTGGCTCGAAGACCGGAGACACCCGCCCTCCCTTGGGGCCTGACGGGTTCCAGGCGCTGGCGGCATCCCTCTCCTGCCCGGCCCTGGCGCTCGGGGGTATCACTCCAGAGCGGGCCCCCCAGCTCTCCGGAGCGCACGGCTTCGCCGTCATCTCCGCCGTCTTGGAGGCCGAGAACCCCACCACTGCCACGAGGGCCCTGTTGCGCCCCACTACTCACTCCTCCCAGCCGCAGGCTTGA
- the thiS gene encoding sulfur carrier protein ThiS, giving the protein MTIWVNGEAREVPAGLTLAGLLELLRVGSGPGVAVEVNAEVVRRARHPEHRLNPQDRVEIVTFVGGG; this is encoded by the coding sequence GTGACAATTTGGGTCAACGGAGAGGCGCGTGAAGTCCCCGCAGGGCTGACCCTGGCGGGCCTTCTCGAGCTGCTGCGGGTCGGCAGCGGCCCGGGCGTCGCGGTGGAGGTGAACGCGGAGGTGGTCCGCCGCGCCCGCCACCCCGAGCACCGCCTGAACCCTCAAGATCGCGTGGAGATCGTCACCTTCGTCGGTGGCGGGTAG
- a CDS encoding DUF4350 domain-containing protein translates to MKNLRTFLFFGILVTLAAALGLSARQAATESTLPSVDNPGPLGLRALYLYLEEGGATVEAHRDSLEALPTTARTVVIPAPQGRSVSPVEVEALERFVRGGGTLVFLTSRDKAKGQPALEQWLELERGAFLGASSRGLPEGDQDLGGTTVDVWVPAGAARGTSGFRVSRDRGIRLNMAEAVPIAGQEGIAALWRLGLGQGEVYVAAGPDMAENRRIELLDNLRFWDALAARGPLLFDEFHHSAEPPPPMSRGVWAFVLQCLAVGALYVFARGQRFGAPRPQLPERHRSTLEYVQSMGWLTRRAKVERELLPELARHLRQLMHERLGIPLTLSEEEAARMMEQRCGIPSAHYLETRAELARALDQDTLTPKAYAQLAARYARLEAIVTGRAAFTAA, encoded by the coding sequence ATGAAGAACCTGCGCACCTTCCTCTTCTTCGGGATCCTCGTCACCCTCGCGGCGGCGCTGGGCCTGTCGGCCCGGCAGGCCGCGACCGAGTCCACGCTGCCGTCCGTGGACAACCCAGGCCCACTCGGGCTGCGCGCGCTCTACCTCTATCTCGAAGAGGGCGGCGCCACCGTGGAGGCGCACCGGGACTCGCTCGAAGCCCTCCCCACCACCGCCCGGACTGTCGTCATCCCCGCACCGCAAGGCCGCTCCGTCTCCCCGGTCGAGGTGGAGGCGTTGGAGCGCTTCGTGCGCGGCGGGGGAACCCTCGTCTTCCTGACCTCGCGGGACAAGGCCAAGGGCCAACCCGCGCTAGAGCAGTGGCTGGAGTTGGAGCGCGGCGCGTTCCTGGGCGCGAGTTCGCGGGGCCTCCCCGAGGGTGATCAGGACCTCGGAGGCACCACTGTGGACGTCTGGGTCCCTGCTGGAGCCGCTCGGGGCACGAGTGGCTTCCGGGTGTCCCGGGACCGGGGCATCCGCCTGAACATGGCGGAGGCCGTGCCCATCGCCGGCCAGGAGGGCATCGCGGCGCTGTGGCGGCTGGGGCTCGGCCAGGGCGAGGTGTATGTGGCCGCGGGGCCTGACATGGCGGAGAACCGGCGGATCGAGCTGCTCGACAACCTGCGCTTCTGGGACGCGCTCGCGGCCCGAGGCCCTCTGCTCTTCGACGAGTTCCACCACTCGGCGGAGCCCCCTCCGCCCATGTCACGAGGCGTCTGGGCCTTCGTGCTCCAGTGCCTGGCCGTGGGAGCCCTCTACGTGTTCGCGCGTGGCCAGCGCTTCGGAGCGCCCCGGCCGCAGCTGCCCGAGCGGCACCGCTCCACGCTGGAGTACGTCCAATCCATGGGGTGGCTCACGCGCCGAGCCAAGGTGGAGCGAGAGCTGCTCCCCGAGCTGGCCCGTCACCTGCGCCAGCTCATGCACGAGCGGCTCGGAATCCCCCTCACGCTCTCCGAGGAGGAGGCCGCCCGGATGATGGAGCAGCGCTGTGGCATCCCCTCCGCGCACTATCTGGAGACCCGAGCGGAGCTGGCGAGGGCCCTAGACCAGGACACCCTCACCCCGAAGGCCTACGCACAACTCGCGGCCCGCTACGCCCGGCTTGAGGCCATCGTCACGGGCCGCGCAGCCTTCACCGCCGCCTGA